The following are encoded in a window of Pelecanus crispus isolate bPelCri1 chromosome 6, bPelCri1.pri, whole genome shotgun sequence genomic DNA:
- the SLC25A22 gene encoding mitochondrial glutamate carrier 1 isoform X1 yields MADKQISLPAKLINGGIAGLIGVTCVFPIDLAKTRLQNQQNGQRMYTSMSDCLIKTIRSEGYFGMYRGAAVNLTLVTPEKAIKLAANDFFRHHLSKDGKKLTLLREMLAGCGAGTCQVIVTTPMEMLKIQLQDAGRIETAVEHLANQCSLCSSPAAQKKLMAAQAQLSSAAGAAEPAVETRTTAMQITRELLRSKGIAGLYKGLGATLLRDVPFSIVYFPLFANLNKLGQKDPNVKAPFYVSFLSGCVAGSTAAVAVNPCDVIKTRLQSLQRGVNEDTYSGILDCTKKIWQKEGPMAFLKGAYCRALVIAPLFGIAQVVYFIGIAEFLLDMLPKHRA; encoded by the exons TTTACCTGCCAAGCTGATCAATGGAGGGATAGCTGGGCTGATTGGAGTCACCTGTGTGTTTCCCATTGACCTGGCAAAAACTCGCCTGCAGAACCAGCAGAATGGCCAGCGGATGTACACCAGCAT GTCTGACTGCCTCATTAAAACAATTCGGTCAGAAGGCTACTTTGGCATGTACAGAG GGGCTGCAGTGAACCTGACTCTAGTGACACCAGAAAAGGCTATCAAACTGGCAGCCAATGACTTCTTCCGGCATCACCTCTCCAAAGATGG GAAAAAGCTGACACTGCTGAGGGAGATGCTGGCGGGCTGCGGTGCAGGTACCTGTCAGGTGATTGTCACCACTCCCATGGAGATGCTCAAAATCCAGCTGCAGGATGCGGGGCGAATTG AGACTGCTGTTGAGCATCTTGCAAACCAGTGctctctctgctcctccccagcGGCACAGAAGAAGCTGATGGCAGCGCAGGCTCAGCTCTCCTCTGCAGCGGGGGCAGCGGAGCCAGCAGTGGAAACGCGCACCACAGCAATGCAGATAACAAGGGAGCTGCTGCGGAGCAAAGGCATCGCGGGACTCTACAAAGGCCTGGGAGCCACGCTGCTAAG GGATGTCCCGTTCTCCATCGTTTACTTCCCACTGTTTGCAAACCTGAACAAGCTGGGCCAGAAAGACCCCAATGTCAAGGCTCCGTTCTACGTGTCCTTCCTCTCCGGGTGTGTGGCTGGCAGTACGGCTGCAGTGGCTGTCAACCCTTGTGATG TGATCAAAACACGGCTGCAGTCCTTGCAGAGAGGAGTGAACGAGGACACCTACTCGGGAATCCTGGACTGCACCAA GAAGATCTGGCAGAAGGAAGGGCCCATGGCCTTCCTGAAAGGGGCGTACTGCCGAGCCCTGGTCATCGCTCCTCTCTTCGGCATCGCACAAGTTGTCTACTTCATTGGCATTGCGGAGTTCCTGCTGGACATGCTCCCCAAGCACCGGGCCTAG
- the SLC25A22 gene encoding mitochondrial glutamate carrier 1 isoform X2 encodes MADKQISLPAKLINGGIAGLIGVTCVFPIDLAKTRLQNQQNGQRMYTSMSDCLIKTIRSEGYFGMYRGAAVNLTLVTPEKAIKLAANDFFRHHLSKDGKKLTLLREMLAGCGAGTCQVIVTTPMEMLKIQLQDAGRIAAQKKLMAAQAQLSSAAGAAEPAVETRTTAMQITRELLRSKGIAGLYKGLGATLLRDVPFSIVYFPLFANLNKLGQKDPNVKAPFYVSFLSGCVAGSTAAVAVNPCDVIKTRLQSLQRGVNEDTYSGILDCTKKIWQKEGPMAFLKGAYCRALVIAPLFGIAQVVYFIGIAEFLLDMLPKHRA; translated from the exons TTTACCTGCCAAGCTGATCAATGGAGGGATAGCTGGGCTGATTGGAGTCACCTGTGTGTTTCCCATTGACCTGGCAAAAACTCGCCTGCAGAACCAGCAGAATGGCCAGCGGATGTACACCAGCAT GTCTGACTGCCTCATTAAAACAATTCGGTCAGAAGGCTACTTTGGCATGTACAGAG GGGCTGCAGTGAACCTGACTCTAGTGACACCAGAAAAGGCTATCAAACTGGCAGCCAATGACTTCTTCCGGCATCACCTCTCCAAAGATGG GAAAAAGCTGACACTGCTGAGGGAGATGCTGGCGGGCTGCGGTGCAGGTACCTGTCAGGTGATTGTCACCACTCCCATGGAGATGCTCAAAATCCAGCTGCAGGATGCGGGGCGAATTG cGGCACAGAAGAAGCTGATGGCAGCGCAGGCTCAGCTCTCCTCTGCAGCGGGGGCAGCGGAGCCAGCAGTGGAAACGCGCACCACAGCAATGCAGATAACAAGGGAGCTGCTGCGGAGCAAAGGCATCGCGGGACTCTACAAAGGCCTGGGAGCCACGCTGCTAAG GGATGTCCCGTTCTCCATCGTTTACTTCCCACTGTTTGCAAACCTGAACAAGCTGGGCCAGAAAGACCCCAATGTCAAGGCTCCGTTCTACGTGTCCTTCCTCTCCGGGTGTGTGGCTGGCAGTACGGCTGCAGTGGCTGTCAACCCTTGTGATG TGATCAAAACACGGCTGCAGTCCTTGCAGAGAGGAGTGAACGAGGACACCTACTCGGGAATCCTGGACTGCACCAA GAAGATCTGGCAGAAGGAAGGGCCCATGGCCTTCCTGAAAGGGGCGTACTGCCGAGCCCTGGTCATCGCTCCTCTCTTCGGCATCGCACAAGTTGTCTACTTCATTGGCATTGCGGAGTTCCTGCTGGACATGCTCCCCAAGCACCGGGCCTAG
- the SLC25A22 gene encoding mitochondrial glutamate carrier 1 isoform X4, with translation MADKQISLPAKLINGGIAGLIGVTCVFPIDLAKTRLQNQQNGQRMYTSMSDCLIKTIRSEGYFGAAVNLTLVTPEKAIKLAANDFFRHHLSKDGKKLTLLREMLAGCGAGTCQVIVTTPMEMLKIQLQDAGRIAAQKKLMAAQAQLSSAAGAAEPAVETRTTAMQITRELLRSKGIAGLYKGLGATLLRDVPFSIVYFPLFANLNKLGQKDPNVKAPFYVSFLSGCVAGSTAAVAVNPCDVIKTRLQSLQRGVNEDTYSGILDCTKKIWQKEGPMAFLKGAYCRALVIAPLFGIAQVVYFIGIAEFLLDMLPKHRA, from the exons TTTACCTGCCAAGCTGATCAATGGAGGGATAGCTGGGCTGATTGGAGTCACCTGTGTGTTTCCCATTGACCTGGCAAAAACTCGCCTGCAGAACCAGCAGAATGGCCAGCGGATGTACACCAGCAT GTCTGACTGCCTCATTAAAACAATTCGGTCAGAAGGCTACTTTG GGGCTGCAGTGAACCTGACTCTAGTGACACCAGAAAAGGCTATCAAACTGGCAGCCAATGACTTCTTCCGGCATCACCTCTCCAAAGATGG GAAAAAGCTGACACTGCTGAGGGAGATGCTGGCGGGCTGCGGTGCAGGTACCTGTCAGGTGATTGTCACCACTCCCATGGAGATGCTCAAAATCCAGCTGCAGGATGCGGGGCGAATTG cGGCACAGAAGAAGCTGATGGCAGCGCAGGCTCAGCTCTCCTCTGCAGCGGGGGCAGCGGAGCCAGCAGTGGAAACGCGCACCACAGCAATGCAGATAACAAGGGAGCTGCTGCGGAGCAAAGGCATCGCGGGACTCTACAAAGGCCTGGGAGCCACGCTGCTAAG GGATGTCCCGTTCTCCATCGTTTACTTCCCACTGTTTGCAAACCTGAACAAGCTGGGCCAGAAAGACCCCAATGTCAAGGCTCCGTTCTACGTGTCCTTCCTCTCCGGGTGTGTGGCTGGCAGTACGGCTGCAGTGGCTGTCAACCCTTGTGATG TGATCAAAACACGGCTGCAGTCCTTGCAGAGAGGAGTGAACGAGGACACCTACTCGGGAATCCTGGACTGCACCAA GAAGATCTGGCAGAAGGAAGGGCCCATGGCCTTCCTGAAAGGGGCGTACTGCCGAGCCCTGGTCATCGCTCCTCTCTTCGGCATCGCACAAGTTGTCTACTTCATTGGCATTGCGGAGTTCCTGCTGGACATGCTCCCCAAGCACCGGGCCTAG
- the SLC25A22 gene encoding mitochondrial glutamate carrier 1 isoform X3, with protein MADKQISLPAKLINGGIAGLIGVTCVFPIDLAKTRLQNQQNGQRMYTSMSDCLIKTIRSEGYFGMYRGAAVNLTLVTPEKAIKLAANDFFRHHLSKDGKKLTLLREMLAGCGAGTCQVIVTTPMEMLKIQLQDAGRIGSSSPAAQKKLMAAQAQLSSAAGAAEPAVETRTTAMQITRELLRSKGIAGLYKGLGATLLRDVPFSIVYFPLFANLNKLGQKDPNVKAPFYVSFLSGCVAGSTAAVAVNPCDVIKTRLQSLQRGVNEDTYSGILDCTKKIWQKEGPMAFLKGAYCRALVIAPLFGIAQVVYFIGIAEFLLDMLPKHRA; from the exons TTTACCTGCCAAGCTGATCAATGGAGGGATAGCTGGGCTGATTGGAGTCACCTGTGTGTTTCCCATTGACCTGGCAAAAACTCGCCTGCAGAACCAGCAGAATGGCCAGCGGATGTACACCAGCAT GTCTGACTGCCTCATTAAAACAATTCGGTCAGAAGGCTACTTTGGCATGTACAGAG GGGCTGCAGTGAACCTGACTCTAGTGACACCAGAAAAGGCTATCAAACTGGCAGCCAATGACTTCTTCCGGCATCACCTCTCCAAAGATGG GAAAAAGCTGACACTGCTGAGGGAGATGCTGGCGGGCTGCGGTGCAGGTACCTGTCAGGTGATTGTCACCACTCCCATGGAGATGCTCAAAATCCAGCTGCAGGATGCGGGGCGAATTGGTA gctcctccccagcGGCACAGAAGAAGCTGATGGCAGCGCAGGCTCAGCTCTCCTCTGCAGCGGGGGCAGCGGAGCCAGCAGTGGAAACGCGCACCACAGCAATGCAGATAACAAGGGAGCTGCTGCGGAGCAAAGGCATCGCGGGACTCTACAAAGGCCTGGGAGCCACGCTGCTAAG GGATGTCCCGTTCTCCATCGTTTACTTCCCACTGTTTGCAAACCTGAACAAGCTGGGCCAGAAAGACCCCAATGTCAAGGCTCCGTTCTACGTGTCCTTCCTCTCCGGGTGTGTGGCTGGCAGTACGGCTGCAGTGGCTGTCAACCCTTGTGATG TGATCAAAACACGGCTGCAGTCCTTGCAGAGAGGAGTGAACGAGGACACCTACTCGGGAATCCTGGACTGCACCAA GAAGATCTGGCAGAAGGAAGGGCCCATGGCCTTCCTGAAAGGGGCGTACTGCCGAGCCCTGGTCATCGCTCCTCTCTTCGGCATCGCACAAGTTGTCTACTTCATTGGCATTGCGGAGTTCCTGCTGGACATGCTCCCCAAGCACCGGGCCTAG
- the IRF7 gene encoding interferon regulatory factor 7: protein MAAPQSEGEAQKLRFASWLVSAVSSGSYRGLRWTDPSRSAFRVPWKHNARKDVTSSDLEVFKAWAEVSGRYEGCPEDPAKWKTNFRCALRSTRMFVLLEDRSKCGDDPHKVFAIAPAALWHGEEGDFGSPDPVVDQQPLCQQPQLELNPQDVAPEIATPGSTDPAQSPTLEGLEALQWVLQHCDISPRDLGPPPPSWAPAGDAPHQDTLLQPHPDPSQNNCLPPPAFQQWVPAAEPPPLVTCSPPDSMLLVEQGAMPLPCHPPEVTVPVQSPEEAMLFAPTASPVPPPPPLEDNTDGIIPILDVSIYYRGKLFHQEEVGDRQCLLAYQLSDPVVALRPGHLVRFPSPAELADGKQRRFTEELLGSAGLQLEQRTRKLFATRLKKCRVFWALSQQLEGIEDPPPNLLCRDQETPIFDFNDFCTELRDFRNGQRQRSPDFTIYLCFGQSFSKAKPKESKLILVKLVPKFCKYWYEQVLQEGASSLDSGTVSLQLSDSFSLFELIEQYNMQMD from the exons ATGGCAGCGCCGCAGAGCGAGGG GGAGGCCCAGAAGCTGCGGTTCGCGTCCTGGCTGGTGAGCGCCGTCAGCAGCGGGAGCTACCGGGGGCTGCGCTGGACCGACCCGAGCCGCAGCGCCTTCCGCGTCCCCTGGAAGCACAACGCCAGGAAGGACGTCACCAGCAGCGACCTGGAGGTCTTCAAg gcCTGGGCAGAGGTGAGCGGGCGGTATGAGGGATGCCCCGAGGACCCGGCCAAGTGGAAGACAAACTTCCGCTGCGCCCTGAGGAGCACCCGCATGTTCGTGCTGCTGGAGGACCGCTCCAAGTGTGGCGACGACCCGCACAAGGTCTTCGCCATCGCCCCAG CTGCCCTCTGGCATGGCGAGGAGGGAGATTTTGGCAGCCCTGACCCCGTGGTGGACCAGCAGCCgctgtgccagcagccacag CTGGAGCTCAACCCCCAAGACGTGGCCCCAGAAATCGCCACCCCAG GCAGCACCGACCCTGCGCAGTCCCCGACACTGGAGGGCCTGGAGGCGCTGCAGTGGGTGCTGCAGCACTGCGACATCTCCCCCCGCGACCTTGGCCCCCCACCACCATCCTGGGCACCTGCAG GGGATGCCCCCCACCAGGacaccctgctccagcctcacCCAGACCCCAGCCAAAACAACTGCCTGCCCCCACCGGCATTTCAGCAATGGGTGCCCGCAGCAGAGCCGCCCCCCTTGGtcacctgcagccccccggACTCCATGCTGCTGGTAGAGCAag GGGCCATGCCACTGCCGTGCCACCCACCGGAGGTCACCGTCCCCGTGCAATCCCCAGAGGAGGCGATGCTCTTTGCCCCCACcgccagccctgtgccacctCCACCGCCGCTGGAGGATAACACAG ATGGCATCATCCCCATCCTGGACGTCAGCATCTACTACCGGGGCAAGCTCTTCCaccaggaggaggtgggggacaGACAGTGCCTGCTGGCATACCAGCTCTCCGACCCAGTGGTGGCCCTGCGCCCCGGGCACCTGGTGcgcttccccagccctgccgagCTGGCCGATGGCAAGCAGCGGCGTTTCACcgaggagctgctgggcagcgcagggctgcagctggagcaacGCACCCGCAAGCTCTTCGCCACTCGCCTGAAGAAGTGCAGGGTCTTCTGGGCCCTGTCCCAGCAGCTCGAGGGCATCGAGGACCCCCCGCCCAATCTGCTCTGCCGGGACCAGGAAACCCCCATCTTTGACTTCAATGATTTTTGCACAG AGCTGAGGGACTTCCGCAATGGCCAAAGGCAGCGGTCTCCTGACTTCACCATCTACCTCTGCTTCGGGCAGTCCTTCTCCAAGGCCAAGCCCAAGGAGTCCAAGCTCATTCTTGTCAAG CTGGTGCCCAAGTTCTGCAAGTACTGGTACGagcaggtgctgcaggagggagccTCCTCCCTTGACAGCGGCACCGTCAGCCTGCAGCTCTCTGACTCCTTCAGCCTCTTCGAGCTCATTGAGCAGTACAACATGCAGATGGActga
- the LOC104033869 gene encoding malignant fibrous histiocytoma-amplified sequence 1 homolog: protein MAGFVSAFQEKTKSKHCEFSVTSWRGQEQDGLREVTFSTQRLRVLPPAVLSNPAVESLDLDRNKLRSITGISKLYNLKKLILSKNEIVDFPSEIQSLVCLEKLELNQNQIRVIPEGVFSHLPCLKHLRLNNNRLGALPRDLAACRGSLQYLNISNNLFRTFPQPVLQLAHLQELHVQNNALRQLPKELFQGQSLKMFKANGNPLREPPSEVCAGGIQQIQNYFNQLQHGLGQEDKRVKTMFLGASLAGKSTICKSLKQGQTKLVPKEERTVGIEISEFQIEDFTFLFWDFAGQLEYYMTHHVFITPQALVILVINLHMYQTNDRTFKELVGFWINNLSMRVPNSVVLPVGTHVDCCQEEEVEKKRHDIMAKIRAMLAERKSNLAHFINNLEGSKEPEFYVDQWEKLKEMESCTLTILNLVAVNCMDHHDIKKLEATILKHVKNEELFPEVVRVLPPVYRQVEAAIVDIAQSEEMADHGMMDLQYLLSKLSQCKHLANLGRELLQDILRYLHRIGLVVWYEEIKHLESTVFLQPTFLITMFKLLVRYRLVQQLESISVDTLIGEHATIRDRSNWVWTFKSKAMLCHQAVRALVKHQLCSEGMQDVFEEIMGHRLHRGRGKLFSLLEHFELCLEVRHAKALNPQASEFVPGKPWETTRGQGESWYLFPTYLNQTEEVSEVWGGDHPEDLHIRAYFSPEIPEGFFQRFLVKACSFYSTHWVAKATCLLICNGKPLLIKENNQRAYSYLELRCRKPAGRTGFQFAWDFVMAVVFIIQKLAEEWPGLHVCMKTPCRTAGCPAELIWPDMDGTNAMTKEDIKTCGTCGHRFGAELLLPKVPRQLEEPPVQPSAHYYVTSYGTTTFGPSSIHINHQVKRLPPSLAQGPTLMARLILSPGS, encoded by the exons ATGGCTGGTTTTGTGTCTgcctttcaggaaaaaacaaaaagcaagcattGTGAATTTTCAGTAACAAGCTGGAGGG GTCAGGAGCAGGATGGTTTGCGTGAAGTGACTTTCTCTACCCAGAGGCTGCGCGTGCTGCCTCCAGCAGTCCTGAGCAACCCCGCAGTGGAGAGCCTTGACCTTGACAGGAACAAGCTCAGGAGCATCACTGGCATTTCTAAGCTTTACAACCTGAAGAAGCTGATACTGTCCAAGAACGAGATTGTGGACTTTCCCAGCGAAATCCAGAGCCTGGTCTGTTTAGAGAAGCTTGAGCTGAATCAGAACCAAATCCGGGTCATCCCGGAGGGGGTTTTCTCCCATCTCCCCTGCCTTAAACACTTGCGGCTGAACAACAACCGTCTTGGTGCCCTTCCCAGGGACCTGGCAGCTTGTCGAGGCAGCCTTCAGTACCTCAACATTTCCAACAACCTGTTCCGGAccttcccccagcctgtcctgCAGCTGGCACACTTACAGGAGCTCCATGTGCAGAATAATGCCCTTCGCCAGCTCCCCAAGGAGCTCTTCCAGGGGCAATCCCTGAAAATGTTCAAGGCCAATGGGAACCCCCTCCGGGAGCCACCCAGTGAAGTGTGCGCTGGTGGCATCCAGCAGATCCAGAATTACTTCAACCAGCTTCAACACGGTTTGGGGCAGGAGGACAAGAGGGTCAAGACAATGTTCCTGGGGGCCTCGCTGGCGGGGAAGTCCACCATCTGCAAAAGCCTGAAGCAAGGGCAAACCAAACTGGTGCCCAAGGAAGAGCGAACAGTTGGGATAGAGATCAGCGAGTTCCAGATTGAGGACTTCACTTTTCTCTTCTGGGACTTTGCCGGCCAGCTGGAGTACTACATGACTCATCACGTGTTCATCACCCCACAGGCGCTTGTCATCCTTGTCATCAATCTCCACAT gtACCAAACTAATGACAGGACTTTCAAGGAGCTTGTTGGTTTCTGGATCAACAACCTGTCCATGCGAGTCCCAAACTCAGTGGTGCTTCCTGTGGGAACCCATGTGGactgctgccaggaggaggaggtagagaagaaGAGGCACGACATCATGGCCAAGATCAGAGCCATgctggcagagagaaaaagcaaccTTGCTCACTTCATCAACAACCTGGAGGGCAGCAAGGAGCCCGAGTTTTACGTGGACCAGTGGGAGAAGCTGAAGGAGATGGAGAGCTGCACATTAACC ATCTTAAACTTAGTTGCTGTCAACTGCATGGATCACCATGATATAAAAAAACTTGAGGCCACTATTCTGAAGCATGTGAAGAATGAGGAGCTCTTCCCTGAGGTAGTCCGAGTGCTGCCGCCTGTCTATAGGCAGGTGGAAGCTGCCATCGTAGATATTGCACAGAGTGAGGAGATGGCAGACCATG GCATGATGGACCTCCAGTACCTGCTCAGCAAACTCTCCCAGTGCAAGCACCTGGCCAACCTGGGCAGAGAGCTTCTCCAGGACATCTTGCGGTACCTCCACCGCATCGGGCTTGTTGTGTGGTACGAGGAAATCAAGCACCTGGAAAGCACTGTTTTTCTCCAGCCTACCTTCCTAATAACTATGTTCAAG CTCCTTGTGAGGTACCGCCTAGTACAGCAGCTTGAGAGCATCTCTGTAGACACGCTGATTGGGGAACACGCCACCATCAGAGACAGATCCAACTGGGTGTGGACCTTCAAGTCAAAGGCGATGCTGTGCCACCAGGCCGTGCGTGCCTTGGTGAAGCACCAGCTCTGTTCAGAAGGGATGCAGGATGTCTTTGAGGAAATCATGGGACATAGGCTGcacagagggagagggaagctCTTCAGCCTCCTGGAGCACTTCGAGCTCTGCCTGGAGGTGAGGCACGCCAAAGCGCTCAACCCACAGGCCAGCGAGTTTGTGCCCGGGAAGCCATGGGAGACAACACGGGGCCAAGGCGAGTCCTGGTACTTGTTCCCAACCTATCTGAACCAGACGGAAGAGGTCTCTGAGGTGTGGGGAGGAGATCACCCTGAGGACCTCCACATCCGTGCCTACTTCTCACCCGAAATACCTGAGGGTTTCTTCCAGAG GTTCCTAGTGAAAGCTTGCTCCTTCTATTCCACACACTGGGTGGCCAAGGCGACCTGCCTGCTCATATGCAATGGCAAACCTCTGCTGATCAAAGAGAATAACCAGAGGGCCTACAGCTACCTGGAGCTCCGGTGCAGAAAGCCAGCAGGAAGGACAG GTTTCCAGTTTGCCTGGGACTTCGTTATGGCAGTTGTGTTCATCATTCAGAAGCTCGCTGAGGAGTGGCCGGGGCTGCATGTGTGCATGAAGACCCCTTGCCGAACGGCCGGCTGTCCCGCGGAGCTCATCTGGCCAGACATGGATGGCACAAACGCCAT GACAAAGGAAGACATTAAAACCTGTGGGACGTGTGGGCACCGCTTTGGcgcagagctgctcctgcccaaAG TGcccaggcagctggaggagccccCGGTGCAGCCCTCTGCTCACTATTACGTGACAAGCTACGGGACCACCACCTTTGGGCCCAGCAGCATCCACATCAATCATCAGGTAAAGAGGTTGCCACCTTCCCTTGCCCAGGGTCCAACACTGATGGCCAGGCTCATCCTCTCCCCTGGCTCCTGA